Within the Acidipropionibacterium acidipropionici genome, the region GGCGCCGCAGGCGATGGCCGAGAGACCCTCGTCGACCAGTGATGCCTTGCAGTCGACCAGTCGGGAGATCTCGGCGCCGTAGGCGTGGGCGCGGCCCGGCACCGATGCGATGTCGGGCTCGTCGTACTGGCCGATGTCGGCGGTGTAGGTGCAGGGGATCGACCCCTTGGATCGCATCCAGGCGACCGCGACGGAGGTGTCGAGACCTCCGGAGAATGCGATGCCGATACGTTCGCCGACGGGGAGATGCGTGATGACCTTGGACACGACGAACAGTCTAGAGCATAGATATGCAGAGGATCAAATTAATATTCGGTGAGATGTGGGGCGGCCATGGGCGCACATGCGGGCAGACACCGGGAGGGTGCGCGTATCACTCGCTGGAGGCCGTGTTCCGAGGCTTTTCTGTCCGAAAGGTCCCTCCAGCTACCAAAATGCGCGGTCGCCGACCCGAGTCGTGGACCCCGCCCCGCCCGGGGAGGAAGCGTCGGAGCGCGGTCGCGGACCCGCGCCGCTGCGCGTGGCCGGCGACGCCGACCCGAGTCGTGGACCCCGCCCCGCTCGGGGAGGCAGCGAGCGCCTGCGCGAGCGGGGAGGGGTCGTCCCCTCCCTTGACTAGAGCGTCAGCGCGACCTTCCCGAGGACCTCGCCGGAGCCGAGACGGGCGTGGGCCGCTCCGGCCTCGGAGATCGGGAAGACCTCGACCGGGGCGGGGTTGATGCGCCCGTCGGCGTACATCGGCCAGACGACCTCCTCGACCCGGCGGCAGATCTCGGCCTTCTCCTCCGCCGGACGGCCGCGCAGGCTCGTGGCGGTGACGGTGCCCCTCTTGTTGAGCAGCTTGCCGATGTTGAGCTCTCCCTTCGCGCCGCCCTGCATGCCGATGATGACCAGCCGCCCGCCGGTGGCCAGGGAGTCGACATTGAGCCCGAGGTATTTGGCGCCCATCACGTCGAGGATGACATCGGCTCCCCACCCGTCTGTGGCCCCCTTGACGCCGCTGACCCAGTCGTCGTGGTAGTCGAGGGCGACATCGGCGCCGATGTCGGTGCAGAACTGCCTCTTCTCGGCGGTGCCGCAGGTCGTGATGACCCGGCATCCCAGGCCCTTGGCGTACTGGATCGCGAACTGCCCGATGCCGCCCGCCCCGCCGTGCACCAGCAGGGTCTGGTCGGCCTCCAGGCCCACATGGTCCATATTGGAGACGACGGTGGCGGCCACCTCGACCAGTGTCGAGGCGACGACGGGATCGACTCCGTGGGGCATGTGCAGCAGTTGCCCGGCCGGGACGACCGCGTACTCGGCGTAACCGCCGCCGGCCAGCAGGGCGACCACCTCGTCGCCCTCGCGCCAGCCGGTGACTCCGGGGCCCAGATCCGCGACGGTGCCGCTGATCTCCAGGCCCATCACGTCGGTGATCCCGGGCGGCGGCGGGTAGAGGCCCTGGCGCTGGAGAAGGTCGCCCCGGTTCACTCCGGCGGCGTGCACCTTGACCAGCACCTCGCCGTCGCCGGGGGTCGGCGTCTCCACCTGGGACCACTCCATGTTCTCCGGGCCTGGACGGTGGCGTCCTTTCGCGTCTGTGGCGTCCGTGGGAAGGACAGTGATCGCATGCATGGCCCCAGCCTGCCATGTCTGCACCTCCGGGTGGTCGGCCCGGGTGCCGAGATCCGGTGCGGAGGCCACCCCGGCATCAGGGCCGGAGATTCTCCTCCCAACACGCCGTCCCCCAGCTCTGGTGAGCGTGAGGACGGCGTGTTGGGAGGAGAATCTCCCTTCGCGCGGCCAGGAACCGGGCTTCGAACCGGTCCGGAACCACGCCGGGAGGCCTGACGACGCCGGGGCCGGGGCCGACCGGCAGGCGCGAAGGCGGAGGGATGGTTAGGATTGGGCGTGCCCGGTCAACCGGGATGGCGAGATCGCATAGTGGACGAGTGCAGCCGCCTTGAAAGCGGCCGAGGGAAACCTCCGTGGGTTCGAATCCCACTCTCGCCGCAGGGACCGTCGTGGCCCTGTGTGGGTCATCAGGAGCCTGCGTGGATCAGGGAGGTCGGCATGCCAGACTCGGTGGACGTCGCTGAGGATCCCTCCGGGCTGCCCGAGGGATCGACCCGGCATGTGCTGAGTCCCCGGCCGCCGTTCCGGGGCTATGTCATATCTGGTGTGCTCTCGCTGGGCGGCGCGGCCCTCATCGTGGTCGCCTCCTCCCAGGGCTGGGCGAATGCCTGGATCGCGCTCTTCGCGGTGATCCTGGCTCTGGGGATCGCACTGGCCCTCACCGCGACCTGGTCGATGCTGCGGATGCGGCTCTACGTCGATCTGGACGCCAAGGGCTATCACATCCACGGGGCCGGTCAGGACCGCTCGGGAACCTGGGACAAGGTCACCAGGGCCGCGCTCACCGAGACCCGATCCCGCCTGACCCTGTACCACGGGCAGGTCGGGCGCACCCACATCGTGCGCCCCGGCGTCGGGGATCCCGCCGAGATGGACCAGCTGGCGGCCGACGTCGCGAAGCGTCTGGACACCTCTCGCGGCTACTCCCAGAACGCCGAGTAGGCCGAGTAGGAAAAGGCCGAGTCG harbors:
- a CDS encoding NAD(P)H-quinone oxidoreductase; the encoded protein is MHAITVLPTDATDAKGRHRPGPENMEWSQVETPTPGDGEVLVKVHAAGVNRGDLLQRQGLYPPPPGITDVMGLEISGTVADLGPGVTGWREGDEVVALLAGGGYAEYAVVPAGQLLHMPHGVDPVVASTLVEVAATVVSNMDHVGLEADQTLLVHGGAGGIGQFAIQYAKGLGCRVITTCGTAEKRQFCTDIGADVALDYHDDWVSGVKGATDGWGADVILDVMGAKYLGLNVDSLATGGRLVIIGMQGGAKGELNIGKLLNKRGTVTATSLRGRPAEEKAEICRRVEEVVWPMYADGRINPAPVEVFPISEAGAAHARLGSGEVLGKVALTL